In Polynucleobacter sp. MWH-S4W17, a genomic segment contains:
- the trpA gene encoding tryptophan synthase subunit alpha, with amino-acid sequence MSKITALFKELKATGKKGLIPFITAGDPDPKQTVELMHALVRGGSSVIELGVPFSDPMADGPVIQRSSERALTQGVTLHSCLEMVKEFRKQDANTPVVLMGYANPVEQMGAERFATEAKAAGVDGVLVVDYPPEECVDFAARMRVAGIDPIFLLAPTSSHERIKEAAKIASGYIYYVSMRGVTGAANLNTQDVASIIPKIREETDIPIAVGFGISDAASAKAVSVSADAVVIGSRIIRLLEDAPPGQAVQSLETFIREIRDALDS; translated from the coding sequence ATGTCAAAAATTACTGCGCTCTTCAAGGAGCTAAAAGCAACAGGTAAGAAAGGATTGATTCCTTTTATTACTGCTGGTGATCCAGATCCGAAGCAAACCGTTGAACTCATGCATGCATTAGTTCGTGGCGGTTCAAGTGTGATTGAATTAGGTGTGCCATTTTCAGATCCAATGGCTGATGGTCCTGTCATTCAGAGATCATCGGAACGCGCACTGACTCAAGGTGTCACTTTGCATAGCTGCTTAGAGATGGTAAAAGAATTCCGCAAACAGGATGCTAATACACCAGTTGTTTTGATGGGTTATGCAAACCCAGTTGAGCAAATGGGAGCAGAGCGTTTTGCAACCGAAGCGAAGGCTGCTGGTGTCGACGGTGTTCTCGTAGTGGATTACCCACCAGAAGAGTGTGTGGACTTTGCCGCTCGTATGCGTGTTGCCGGCATTGACCCGATTTTCTTATTGGCGCCTACATCATCACATGAGCGCATAAAAGAGGCGGCCAAAATAGCCTCTGGTTATATCTATTACGTTTCTATGAGAGGGGTTACTGGTGCAGCTAACCTCAATACGCAGGATGTGGCCAGTATCATCCCGAAAATTCGTGAAGAGACAGATATTCCGATTGCTGTAGGGTTTGGTATTAGTGATGCAGCTAGTGCCAAGGCGGTATCGGTAAGTGCGGATGCGGTTGTGATTGGCAGCCGAATTATTCGTCTTTTAGAGGATGCGCCCCCTGGGCAGGCGGTACAATCACTGGAAACCTTCATTCGTGAGATACGCGACGCATTGGATAGCTAA
- a CDS encoding CvpA family protein, producing the protein MEYLSTLKLTSVDYFTLVVLLVSALVGISRGLFKEVLALASWFAAAWVAYHYSNYLSTEWLSTFHLDELLSLGLSFIILFVLTLIICGLFGGVVQKIILSVGLSLTDRFLGLIFGVIRGGLVIVVLATLAALTPIPQSMAWKNAITRPAIDMATGLIKGWLPADWAKQLGDAMPKVSPTITPKLTIGI; encoded by the coding sequence ATGGAATACTTGTCCACCCTCAAGCTAACATCGGTGGATTACTTCACCCTAGTTGTGCTCTTGGTTTCTGCCTTAGTTGGCATCTCTCGCGGTTTATTTAAAGAGGTCCTTGCTTTAGCCTCTTGGTTCGCCGCAGCTTGGGTTGCTTATCACTACAGTAACTACCTCTCAACCGAGTGGCTCTCGACATTTCATCTGGATGAATTACTGAGTCTTGGCTTGAGTTTCATCATATTGTTTGTATTAACCCTCATCATCTGTGGTTTGTTTGGTGGGGTAGTGCAGAAGATTATTTTGTCAGTGGGTCTTAGTCTCACAGACCGCTTCTTGGGTTTAATATTTGGCGTGATCCGTGGTGGCTTGGTCATAGTAGTGTTGGCTACTCTAGCGGCACTCACACCCATCCCGCAAAGTATGGCTTGGAAGAACGCCATTACCAGACCAGCAATTGATATGGCAACCGGTTTAATTAAAGGTTGGCTACCTGCCGACTGGGCTAAGCAATTAGGTGATGCAATGCCTAAAGTTAGCCCTACCATTACTCCTAAATTAACAATAGGAATCTAG
- a CDS encoding SPOR domain-containing protein — MIRLPSFFKRKTQSDDLEIGSRGSRTAKRVAPRSFQRAAEAEELALTEDPEQQRARHRLIGAAVLVLIAVIGLPRILDSKPKASSNDIAVNIVTSLPIPGTEPKAEEKPKAEAPVEPAKEAPKVAAAPTPEAKVEAKPEAKVETKPAVPAVNKSGTLGLAAGEEVVAAASPKADTKPKTADVPKSSTSGSGKYIIQIGAFASEANVKALSARLKNQNIPSYTLSKAGVDGGKIFLVRAGPFADKDVAEAAEKKIKAMGLTPRLVESGKQ; from the coding sequence ATGATTCGTTTACCAAGCTTTTTTAAGCGAAAAACCCAGTCCGATGACCTTGAAATAGGTTCAAGGGGTAGTCGCACCGCCAAACGAGTAGCCCCACGTAGTTTTCAGCGCGCAGCAGAAGCTGAAGAACTTGCCCTCACAGAAGATCCAGAGCAGCAAAGAGCGCGTCATCGTCTGATTGGTGCTGCCGTCCTCGTATTAATTGCTGTTATTGGCTTGCCTCGTATTTTGGATAGCAAACCAAAAGCATCATCTAACGATATCGCAGTAAATATTGTTACCAGCTTACCTATTCCCGGTACAGAGCCTAAGGCCGAAGAAAAACCTAAGGCCGAAGCTCCTGTTGAGCCTGCTAAAGAAGCTCCCAAGGTCGCCGCCGCACCTACGCCAGAAGCAAAAGTAGAAGCTAAGCCCGAAGCCAAGGTGGAAACTAAACCAGCAGTGCCTGCAGTAAATAAATCGGGCACATTAGGCTTGGCTGCGGGTGAAGAGGTTGTTGCTGCGGCAAGTCCTAAGGCCGACACAAAACCTAAAACAGCTGACGTACCTAAGTCAAGCACTTCAGGTTCAGGTAAGTACATTATTCAGATTGGTGCTTTTGCATCCGAGGCTAATGTAAAGGCCTTGTCCGCAAGACTCAAAAATCAAAACATTCCGAGTTATACCTTGAGTAAGGCGGGTGTCGATGGTGGCAAGATTTTCCTTGTACGAGCAGGACCCTTTGCTGATAAAGACGTCGCAGAAGCAGCGGAAAAGAAAATTAAGGCGATGGGTCTTACACCAAGACTCGTCGAGTCTGGTAAACAGTAA
- the folC gene encoding bifunctional tetrahydrofolate synthase/dihydrofolate synthase translates to MSSAHQAPILFPSLEAWLSHLETAHPVGIDMGLERINRVKAALDLHFDCPVITVAGTNGKGSTCAFLESILLASGYRVGCHTSPHLLKFNERARINGEDVKDNLLLEHFAAVEEARVSLVDAPTLTYFEFTTLAIMHLFAKSNLDAVVLEVGMGGRLDAVNIVDADCAIVTSIDIDHADFLGGTREAIGLEKAGIFRPGQIAVCGDPVPPQSLIEYAEKLGCDLWLQGRDYNFQGDKQQWGWAGRKKRFSGLGYPALRGANQILNASAVIAALMALHQRLPVSAQDIRNGFALVELPGRFQVLPGQPTVVLDVAHNPHAAATLAQGLDKMGYHPYTYAIFGAMADKDIEGVIKPLLNIVDFWFCTDLPTPRAASAKLLAEKLESMGVKQKNGSDGGIECFSEPALAYQKALSLAGEGDRIVTFGSFYTVAGVMTYRNNQAH, encoded by the coding sequence TTGAGCTCAGCACACCAAGCCCCCATATTATTTCCTAGCCTAGAGGCTTGGCTTAGTCACCTCGAAACTGCTCACCCCGTTGGCATAGACATGGGGCTTGAGCGCATCAATCGCGTGAAGGCTGCATTAGATCTCCATTTTGATTGCCCAGTAATTACGGTTGCCGGTACAAATGGCAAAGGCTCGACCTGTGCATTTCTGGAGAGCATTCTGTTGGCTTCTGGTTATAGAGTCGGTTGCCATACCTCCCCACATTTACTCAAATTCAATGAGCGTGCGCGCATCAATGGTGAAGATGTCAAAGACAATCTCTTGCTTGAACATTTTGCTGCTGTCGAAGAAGCTCGGGTGAGTCTAGTCGATGCACCGACCTTAACGTATTTTGAGTTCACTACTTTAGCTATCATGCATCTGTTTGCTAAGTCCAATTTAGATGCGGTTGTCTTGGAGGTGGGAATGGGCGGTCGCTTAGACGCCGTCAATATCGTTGATGCTGATTGTGCAATCGTGACTAGTATCGATATCGATCATGCGGATTTTTTGGGTGGCACACGCGAAGCCATTGGCTTAGAAAAGGCTGGCATTTTCCGTCCAGGACAGATCGCAGTGTGTGGTGATCCTGTGCCACCACAATCACTCATTGAATATGCTGAAAAACTGGGTTGTGATCTTTGGTTGCAGGGACGTGATTACAACTTCCAGGGTGATAAGCAGCAATGGGGTTGGGCAGGGCGTAAAAAGCGCTTTAGTGGCCTTGGCTACCCAGCGCTGCGGGGTGCTAATCAGATTCTGAATGCCTCTGCTGTTATTGCCGCCTTAATGGCATTGCACCAACGCCTACCAGTGAGCGCCCAGGATATTCGCAATGGTTTTGCTTTGGTTGAGCTACCAGGCCGATTCCAGGTTCTTCCGGGTCAGCCTACCGTGGTATTGGATGTTGCTCATAATCCCCATGCTGCTGCCACCTTGGCTCAGGGGCTCGATAAGATGGGTTACCACCCCTACACCTATGCCATTTTTGGAGCTATGGCTGACAAGGATATTGAGGGGGTGATTAAACCCCTCCTAAATATCGTGGATTTCTGGTTTTGCACTGATTTACCGACCCCCAGAGCTGCGAGCGCTAAGCTTCTGGCCGAGAAGCTTGAATCTATGGGAGTAAAGCAAAAAAATGGGTCAGATGGGGGTATTGAATGCTTCTCAGAACCCGCTTTAGCGTATCAAAAAGCGCTATCTTTGGCGGGTGAGGGTGATAGAATTGTGACCTTCGGATCCTTCTATACCGTTGCAGGCGTAATGACTTACCGAAACAACCAGGCCCACTGA
- a CDS encoding Crp/Fnr family transcriptional regulator, with the protein MKTIEIKSAWQGNSDCNACSIRSSALFAELNEEDFSKIHSPIDDLRFEANAGIYTQGDSAEHLFTLREGYIKLLHINSDGSTRIVRLVMPGDLFGMEALLGKSYAHSATALSNIHLCRIPKAIISSLGEESPRLHRQIVKKWGEALTQSESWFSEINTGRIEVRLARFFLRIAKSSGDMAVAPLFKREDMGLMMDVKFETISRALASMAEQGLISNIGKLSIQIPSIKNLEGFSQAGV; encoded by the coding sequence ATGAAAACTATTGAAATTAAAAGTGCATGGCAGGGTAATAGTGATTGCAATGCATGCTCTATTCGCAGCTCTGCATTGTTTGCCGAATTGAATGAGGAAGACTTTTCTAAAATTCATTCACCAATTGATGATTTACGTTTCGAAGCAAATGCAGGGATTTACACGCAGGGAGATTCTGCTGAGCATTTATTTACCTTGCGTGAGGGTTATATAAAGCTATTGCATATCAATTCCGATGGCTCAACTAGAATAGTCCGATTAGTAATGCCGGGTGATTTGTTTGGTATGGAGGCTTTGTTGGGTAAGAGTTATGCTCATTCAGCCACTGCCTTATCAAATATCCATTTATGCCGCATACCAAAAGCTATTATTTCCAGCTTGGGTGAAGAGTCTCCACGCTTACATCGCCAAATTGTAAAAAAATGGGGTGAAGCTCTGACTCAGTCGGAGTCATGGTTTTCTGAAATCAATACCGGAAGAATTGAAGTGCGTCTGGCCCGATTTTTCTTACGAATTGCCAAGAGCTCAGGTGATATGGCAGTTGCGCCACTCTTTAAAAGAGAGGATATGGGCCTAATGATGGACGTGAAGTTTGAAACTATTAGTAGAGCCCTTGCTTCTATGGCGGAACAGGGCTTAATTTCTAATATCGGAAAGTTAAGTATTCAAATTCCGAGTATAAAAAATCTTGAAGGCTTTTCTCAAGCCGGTGTTTAA
- the accD gene encoding acetyl-CoA carboxylase, carboxyltransferase subunit beta — MSWIDKLLPPQIQHTDPANRKSVPEGLWVKCPSCETVLYSTDIEANLSVCPKCSHHMRIGARLRLDSLLDEKGRYEIGADIYPTDPLKFKDSKKYPDRIKEANDASGESEALIVMGGKIETIPVVAACFEFQYMGGSMGSVVGERFARGVQEAINKKCAFICVTATGGARMQESLLSLFQMAKTNSMLTLLAKKGLPYISVLTDPTMGGISASFAFMGDVVMAEPKALIGFAGPRVIEQTVREKLPEGFQRSEFLMQKGGIDMIVDRRQMRGEIALLLALLQKLPEPAIAGSAVV; from the coding sequence ATGAGCTGGATAGATAAATTACTCCCACCCCAAATTCAACATACTGATCCCGCAAATCGCAAGTCAGTACCTGAGGGATTGTGGGTCAAGTGCCCCAGTTGTGAAACTGTTCTGTATAGCACTGACATTGAAGCCAATTTATCGGTATGCCCAAAATGTAGTCATCACATGCGTATCGGAGCACGTCTGCGCTTAGACAGCTTGCTAGATGAAAAAGGCCGCTACGAAATCGGCGCTGATATCTATCCAACTGACCCGCTGAAATTTAAAGACTCTAAAAAATATCCAGATCGCATTAAAGAAGCGAATGATGCTTCTGGTGAATCTGAGGCCCTCATTGTGATGGGTGGCAAGATTGAAACTATTCCTGTAGTAGCTGCTTGTTTCGAATTCCAATATATGGGTGGCTCAATGGGCTCTGTAGTAGGCGAGCGTTTTGCCCGCGGAGTGCAAGAGGCAATTAATAAGAAGTGCGCTTTCATTTGTGTCACTGCTACTGGCGGTGCGCGAATGCAAGAAAGCTTGTTATCGCTTTTCCAAATGGCGAAAACTAATTCGATGTTGACCTTGTTGGCTAAAAAAGGCTTGCCTTATATTAGCGTGCTCACTGACCCAACGATGGGTGGTATTTCTGCCAGCTTTGCCTTCATGGGTGATGTAGTGATGGCTGAGCCAAAAGCGTTAATTGGTTTTGCTGGCCCACGCGTGATTGAACAAACTGTTCGCGAAAAATTACCAGAAGGATTTCAGAGATCTGAGTTCCTAATGCAAAAGGGCGGCATTGACATGATTGTTGATCGTCGTCAGATGCGCGGTGAAATCGCGCTTTTACTTGCTTTGTTACAAAAGCTTCCTGAGCCTGCTATCGCGGGTAGCGCAGTCGTTTAA
- a CDS encoding YeeE/YedE thiosulfate transporter family protein, with protein MSEILSGLLLGAGFGFVLERAGFGNPNKLTGQFRLTDWSVFKVMFTAIVFAAVGLLILEQVGFVDAGNLFVPPAFLGAAALGGAFVGAGFAIGGYCPGTSVVGLMSGRIDAAIFLLGLLLGTVLFAGIYPSIEFLTTLGEYAKADSLPDAFNLSGLSIDVGMVVAAVGVFILGSWMEKKSKGPVSS; from the coding sequence ATGAGTGAAATTCTTTCGGGGCTCCTATTAGGTGCTGGATTTGGTTTTGTATTGGAGCGTGCCGGTTTTGGTAATCCAAATAAATTAACTGGCCAATTTCGCTTAACAGATTGGTCTGTGTTTAAGGTGATGTTCACTGCTATTGTGTTTGCTGCCGTTGGCCTCCTAATTTTGGAGCAGGTGGGCTTTGTAGATGCTGGTAATTTATTTGTACCACCTGCATTTTTAGGTGCTGCCGCTCTTGGTGGAGCATTTGTTGGTGCAGGCTTTGCAATTGGTGGATATTGCCCTGGAACCTCAGTCGTCGGTTTGATGTCTGGACGCATTGATGCGGCCATATTTTTGCTTGGCTTATTGTTAGGGACCGTATTGTTTGCTGGCATCTATCCAAGTATTGAGTTCTTAACAACCTTGGGTGAATACGCTAAGGCTGATTCATTGCCCGATGCCTTCAATCTTTCAGGTTTATCAATCGATGTTGGTATGGTTGTTGCGGCCGTCGGAGTATTTATCTTGGGTTCTTGGATGGAGAAGAAGTCCAAGGGTCCCGTTAGTTCCTAG
- a CDS encoding bifunctional 2-polyprenyl-6-hydroxyphenol methylase/3-demethylubiquinol 3-O-methyltransferase UbiG, translating to MSFADATQFWNERFDKEEFIFGKEPNEYLVEKTKQYLKPKDKVLCIADGEGRNGVWLAKQGMQVFGFDASDVALAKAKQFAKDNQVQVEYSFSDTDSYAWQENTYDAVIGIFIQFADPVMRARIFEQAYKATKPGGLFILQGYTPKQLDYKTGGPSLIEHLYTEEMIRGLAKDFEILELVSYEKELSEGPRHTGMSAILGLVAKK from the coding sequence ATGAGTTTCGCGGATGCCACCCAGTTCTGGAACGAACGCTTCGACAAGGAAGAGTTTATTTTTGGTAAAGAGCCTAATGAGTATCTCGTTGAGAAAACAAAGCAATACCTAAAGCCCAAAGATAAGGTTTTATGTATTGCTGACGGCGAAGGTCGCAACGGCGTCTGGCTTGCCAAGCAAGGCATGCAAGTTTTTGGCTTTGATGCGTCTGATGTCGCGCTTGCTAAAGCAAAGCAGTTTGCTAAAGATAATCAAGTGCAAGTTGAGTATTCCTTCTCCGATACCGATAGCTATGCGTGGCAAGAAAATACTTATGACGCAGTGATTGGTATCTTCATTCAGTTTGCTGATCCAGTAATGCGCGCTAGAATTTTTGAGCAAGCCTATAAGGCGACAAAGCCCGGTGGCCTCTTCATCCTTCAGGGCTATACCCCTAAACAACTGGATTACAAAACCGGCGGCCCATCATTAATAGAGCATCTCTATACAGAAGAAATGATTCGAGGTCTCGCTAAAGACTTTGAAATACTCGAGCTTGTAAGTTACGAGAAAGAACTTTCTGAAGGTCCAAGGCACACTGGCATGTCTGCAATATTAGGATTGGTTGCTAAGAAGTGA
- a CDS encoding YeeE/YedE thiosulfate transporter family protein: protein MHNEVEQTKSAQYMNPLLAGILLGMVLLATFVITGHGLGATGFTTRLTTWVGMHIAPVATNANDYLGGMVEEGKPLNAWITWQVTGVAIGALLSAFLAKRIHIQLDGKKFLGGSKRSITALFGGILAGFGARVAAGCTSGLGLSGAAVLSLAGFTFLGAFFAVGLLTSRFLKEEK, encoded by the coding sequence ATGCATAATGAAGTAGAGCAGACCAAGTCGGCTCAATATATGAATCCACTGTTAGCGGGAATACTTCTCGGAATGGTTTTGTTGGCCACTTTTGTAATTACAGGTCATGGGCTGGGAGCTACTGGCTTTACGACGCGCTTAACAACCTGGGTTGGGATGCATATTGCTCCAGTTGCAACTAATGCAAACGACTACCTCGGCGGGATGGTTGAAGAGGGTAAGCCATTAAATGCATGGATTACATGGCAAGTGACTGGTGTGGCTATAGGCGCATTGCTATCCGCATTCCTGGCAAAAAGAATTCATATTCAACTGGACGGCAAAAAGTTTTTAGGCGGTTCTAAGCGATCCATTACGGCTTTATTTGGTGGCATATTGGCTGGTTTTGGTGCACGAGTCGCAGCAGGTTGCACTAGCGGCCTTGGTTTGTCGGGTGCAGCAGTACTAAGTCTGGCTGGCTTTACTTTCCTGGGAGCATTCTTTGCCGTAGGTTTATTGACAAGTCGCTTCTTGAAAGAGGAGAAATAA
- a CDS encoding O-succinylhomoserine sulfhydrylase, which produces MKSKTIRKKPDFSKLALETLAVRAGTRRTAEYQEHSEAMFLTSSFCFDSAELAADGFAHADQGFIYSRFTNPTVSMFQDRLAALEGGEACIATASGMSAILTMAMAHLQAGDHVVCSRSVFGATIQLFTNILGRFGITTTYADLADTKSWQAAVQPNTKLFYLETPSNPLTEIADIRAISKIAKKAGALFAVDNCFCTPALQKPLALGADVVIHSATKYLDGQGRVVGGAIVGSKDFIMGKVFPYVRTAGPTLSAFNAWVFLKGLETLELRMRQQSQNALALAQWLEKQSGVERVYHPGLKSHPQHALAMRQQKEGGAIVSFTLKGGKKAAFKLINQTKLCSITANLGDTRTTITHPATTTHCRVTPEARKAAGISDGLVRIAVGLENINDLKSDLVGGLKK; this is translated from the coding sequence ATGAAGAGCAAAACTATACGTAAAAAACCCGATTTTTCTAAGCTTGCGCTCGAGACCTTAGCGGTTCGCGCTGGTACTCGTCGCACCGCTGAATACCAAGAGCATTCAGAGGCGATGTTTCTAACATCAAGCTTTTGTTTTGATAGTGCAGAGTTAGCAGCCGATGGTTTTGCGCATGCTGACCAAGGCTTTATCTATTCTCGCTTTACCAATCCAACCGTGAGCATGTTTCAAGATCGCTTGGCTGCTTTAGAGGGTGGTGAGGCTTGTATTGCTACCGCTTCCGGAATGTCTGCCATTCTTACAATGGCAATGGCGCATTTACAAGCAGGTGATCACGTGGTTTGCTCGCGCTCGGTATTTGGTGCAACGATTCAGTTGTTCACTAATATCTTGGGCCGCTTTGGCATTACAACCACTTATGCTGATTTGGCTGATACCAAGTCATGGCAGGCCGCCGTTCAGCCAAATACTAAGCTGTTCTACCTTGAGACACCTTCCAATCCGTTGACTGAGATTGCTGATATCAGAGCGATTTCAAAGATTGCTAAAAAAGCAGGCGCCTTATTTGCGGTGGATAACTGCTTCTGTACACCTGCTTTGCAAAAACCATTAGCACTTGGTGCTGATGTCGTGATTCATTCGGCAACAAAGTACTTGGATGGACAGGGTCGAGTGGTCGGCGGAGCAATTGTGGGTAGCAAAGATTTCATCATGGGTAAAGTATTCCCCTATGTGCGTACCGCAGGCCCAACGCTATCTGCATTCAATGCTTGGGTATTCCTCAAGGGCTTGGAGACTTTAGAACTTCGCATGAGGCAACAGAGTCAGAATGCACTCGCCTTGGCTCAATGGCTTGAGAAGCAATCTGGAGTGGAGCGTGTTTACCATCCTGGCCTGAAATCGCATCCTCAACATGCGTTGGCAATGCGCCAGCAAAAAGAGGGTGGGGCGATTGTGTCTTTCACCTTGAAGGGTGGCAAGAAGGCTGCGTTCAAGCTCATCAATCAAACAAAGCTTTGCTCGATTACTGCAAACTTAGGCGACACTCGCACAACTATTACACATCCTGCTACAACAACACATTGCCGTGTCACGCCTGAGGCTCGTAAAGCCGCCGGTATTTCTGATGGCTTGGTGCGTATTGCTGTTGGCCTTGAAAACATCAACGACTTAAAGAGCGACCTCGTTGGCGGACTCAAAAAATAA
- the purF gene encoding amidophosphoribosyltransferase produces MCGVVGTVSHSPVNQLLYDALLLLQHRGQDAAGIATMNGNSFTMHKANGLVRDVFRTRNMRSLVGNAGIGQVRYPTAGSASSEEEAQPFYVSAPYGIILAHNGNLTNAPSLRVEMAYRDRRHINTSSDTEVLLNVLADELQKETNSAALDEGAMFNAVTGVTNRVKGSYAVVSLIAGYGLLAFRDQYGIRPLCIGRIDTPQGPEWMIASESVALEGLGFTFVRDVHPGEAIYIDLDGNFYSRQCVPNAVLTPCIFEYVYMARPDSTIDGVTVYNVRMRMGDYLAEKIRKETNVDEIDVVMPIPDSSRPAAMQVAKKLGVDYREGFFKNRYIGRTFIMPGQAVRKKSVRQKLNAMRIEFKDKTVLIVDDSIVRGTTSFEIVQMARESGAKKVIFASAAPPVRFPNVYGIDMPTRSELVAYGRTDEEINKMIGADQLIYQSIEDMKQAVRDVNPDIKNFEASCFDGFYVTGDITESYLDALEAARNTSDAKADRQKDSSDFARSQLHLHLATED; encoded by the coding sequence ATGTGCGGCGTCGTCGGAACTGTTTCCCACTCACCAGTAAATCAACTTCTCTATGATGCGCTGCTGCTTTTGCAGCATCGCGGACAGGATGCGGCAGGTATTGCAACGATGAACGGTAATTCATTCACGATGCATAAAGCCAATGGCTTGGTACGAGATGTGTTTAGAACTCGCAATATGCGTAGCTTGGTTGGGAACGCTGGTATTGGCCAAGTGCGCTACCCAACTGCAGGCTCTGCAAGTAGTGAAGAAGAGGCGCAACCTTTCTATGTGAGTGCACCTTACGGCATTATCTTGGCGCATAACGGTAATCTAACAAATGCTCCAAGCTTACGTGTTGAGATGGCTTATCGCGATCGTCGTCACATCAACACCAGTTCTGATACTGAAGTATTGCTTAACGTATTGGCTGACGAACTTCAAAAAGAAACCAATAGTGCAGCCCTGGATGAGGGCGCGATGTTTAACGCTGTGACTGGTGTAACCAATCGCGTTAAAGGGTCTTATGCAGTAGTTTCTTTAATAGCGGGTTATGGCTTATTAGCCTTCCGTGATCAGTATGGCATTCGTCCGCTGTGTATTGGCCGTATCGATACTCCTCAGGGCCCTGAGTGGATGATTGCATCTGAGTCTGTAGCGCTTGAAGGTCTAGGCTTTACGTTTGTGCGCGACGTTCATCCAGGTGAAGCAATTTATATTGACTTGGACGGCAATTTCTATTCACGTCAATGTGTGCCGAATGCAGTGTTAACGCCTTGCATTTTTGAGTATGTCTATATGGCCCGTCCAGACTCAACGATTGACGGTGTGACCGTCTACAACGTGCGTATGCGTATGGGCGATTACTTGGCTGAGAAGATCCGCAAAGAGACTAATGTCGATGAAATTGATGTAGTGATGCCGATTCCGGATTCCAGTCGTCCAGCAGCTATGCAAGTAGCAAAGAAATTGGGCGTGGATTACCGTGAAGGCTTCTTTAAGAACCGTTATATCGGTCGTACATTTATCATGCCAGGCCAAGCCGTTCGTAAGAAATCTGTTCGTCAAAAACTCAATGCTATGCGCATTGAGTTCAAAGATAAGACGGTCTTGATTGTGGATGACTCTATCGTTCGTGGCACTACCTCATTTGAGATTGTGCAGATGGCTCGTGAATCCGGTGCCAAGAAAGTGATCTTTGCATCTGCTGCGCCGCCAGTGCGCTTCCCCAACGTCTACGGTATTGATATGCCAACCCGTAGCGAATTGGTTGCCTATGGTCGTACCGATGAAGAGATTAATAAGATGATTGGTGCCGATCAGTTGATCTATCAAAGTATTGAAGATATGAAGCAGGCGGTAAGAGATGTTAATCCGGATATTAAGAACTTTGAGGCCTCTTGCTTCGATGGCTTCTACGTAACTGGCGATATCACCGAGTCCTATCTAGATGCTTTGGAGGCCGCTAGAAATACCTCTGACGCGAAGGCAGACCGCCAAAAGGATTCGAGCGATTTCGCCCGTTCACAACTCCACCTGCATTTGGCCACCGAAGACTAA